CCCGAAGACAAGTTTGTGGGTTGTATCAAAAGCAGAATCCCAGATTTGATTGTAAAGGACCCAGATGCAGTAAGGAAAATTCTATCAACGGATTTCTCGAATTTCCATTGCCGAGGCCTCGGGCTGGACAAATCCAGGGATGTTTGTTTAcgaaacaatttgttttacgCTGAAGGTGAAAAGTGGACTCTACTCCGTAGCAGATTGGAATCAATATTGAATAAGCGTTTAGATACCCAAGACGGCTTACATGACTGTTTGTCCGGAATCAATGGAGATACGAACGTTCAACAGTTATTGTCTGAGTTATtggatattgtttttaaagatttactCATCGGTAATAATGTTGAAGGATCTATTATTACATGTTTGAGAAAGGAGTTTGAACAGCGTACATGGCAGGATAAACTGAAGAGCtatttgaaaaacatatttccatCTGTATACGTTCTGTTGAATTTGAAAACACCGTTTGCAAAACTGCACAATAAATATCGGAATGTGCTCaaagacacaaaaatatacaacgaCGTAAGAAAAGCTGAAATGATTTTCCcgtatgaagatagaaattCCAAAACAAAACTGAATAAAGAGTCAACGGAAGACGACGCTTTCTCAatattgtctttatttataagcgAGGGATATTCGCCGTGCTTGAAAGTTTTGATATCTCTCATGTTTGAATTAGCTAAGCATCCACAAATTCAAGAAAATGCTAGAAAAAATACCACCGATTTAAATGCAGCTATCAAAGAGACTTTAAGACTTCATCCACCATACTCAGTAATTAGTCGCAAATGTATGAAGATGTACACGTTTACTAAAAACGAGTTTCTGGTTGATAAAGGAGTGACTTTAACCGTACCTATAGAAGCTATTCATAAggatgaaaacaattttaaagaagGGATCGCTTTCAAACCAGAAAGGTTCAACACTATTGAAGAATCTTCAACCTTTTTGCCTTTTGGTTTAGGACCAAGAAAATGTATTGGTGAGTAGATAACTAGCTAAAAATtaggatttattataaatttattggaaaataattaaacctaCTTCAACACCATAACACTCAAAAGCAAAAAAGTAGATACGTACCTATTATATTCTGCTAAATGTATGGCATTTTACTATTCAAATGAATTTACATGCCCTACTAGACGCTATCATCAAATCATAATCAATCATAAATCATCTAATTATTGTTCAATTAAACGAACTAACTTGAATTAAAgttctattgtaattatacGACAGGCTTGATCCAAGATGAATTTCGATTCGAATGATGTGATACTACATAGTCAATTAGAACAAATTGAACCCAGCAAGgagtaaatatatacaatatttaaattacactgGAAATCGGGAAGTGAATTAAAACTGacttagattttattaaaataacattaagttTTTCCTCTATTTCCTTAAGATCATGGTGGACATTAGAACGCAtcactaaattataattaaacgttattttttcaCAAAGGAGGAAATTTAGCAACACAAAACGAATGCCAATGAACACATActcttataatttgaatactcttccaatttgaaaatcggtttaaacaagtttttgtatatatgcccccacgttttaattttttttttaattctgtaGCTATTGAAacctaataatttttgtttgcaatttgtaccttataatattttatgttctaaGATGTTGCAACAAACAAGTTCTAGTTTCTAGATGATGATCAAACAACCTTTCCATAAAGGATTGGATAGGATTACATGTAAAGAAAAACtgtatttcttaataatatgtactgtTATGTTTGTCAATCACAAAATGTTCTGAACGTCCTATCCTGCTTCCTACTAacatcataaatgcgaaagtttgtgaggatgtgtgtatgatGATAtgtttgttgccctttcaagcaaaaactactaaaccgattgcaataaaatttggcacatagatagctggacaaaaTGAatacacataggcaactttttatcctgatattcctacgggatacagacttacgcgggtgaaaccgtggggcgcagctagtttaatatagtaCCTGAGTTCACTTGCAAAAGTAATAGGTATGATAACTCAAAGTGCATGACGTAAATACCGttataattacaacaattttagGATACTTTCTATGTGAGAAACGTACAAACTATCCTAAAATTGTGttgaataatttgttatcaCTTTACAAGTGAAAATCTAATATGAAAACGCACTGATGCGATTGTTCCCTATTTTTATAACGATATAGATGAACAGATAAGGTAATTAGGTACATACCTGCAAATGTTGTTTCTACGATAATCATAATTGTCGTTTAATATGGCTGTTGAAGTTACGAAAGAAATCCACTTTCTTTTCACATCCAACAGTACTTTAAATAGGAAAACATCAATAAACAAACTGCCTTTCCTGTTTGTAAAATTCCAgtcaaatttattgaaaattttacttcCAGGCGAAGAATTGGCGCTGgatattattcaaaaagtgGCCAACATTATTCTGAAGAACTTTAATATTGAACCATGTGAAGCTACTCCTGAGAAACTACATGTGGTGGATTATAACTTCGCATGTGTTATAGACAACGATGTATGGTTGAGGTTGAAGCCAATATTATAGggatttgttaataaaaagctTTGAAATTGTTGACTATATTGTGTCGATTTCTTGCTCAATATTAGACTCGATGCGTTAAGGTTACATTGTCTTTTGGATTATTGCTAAATTTGCtaacaattattgtatgttttatgatgATGTTCAGTTGTATTTAGATGGATTAAGGGACctgaaatttgtttgtttattagttaACCAACACTTCTTTACAATTATAAGCTAGTTAAAAACggttaagttattttattgtatcataatacaatacttttatagaattatttatttatattaatacaaatacattcaATATCATATACTTATTATCAACAACCTACTCGCCCTAGCTTCGCCCAGGtagacatttatttcatatagacaactaattttaatataaaatatgatttttttatgctaaGCTTAGTTTTAAAACAACGTACAAATATCTCATATTCTATCAAaggcaattaattattatggaaTATTGACCAATAAACAGGTGTTTACCAATGACCAGCTGATTATGATGTGAAAATGGTTCCTGTgtgtaattacaattaatttaactgcATTGCATGTACTGTGTACTAACCGAatgataatattcaataaagtcATATtggtttttgaaattttagcATTTTGATATTCATTATGAATCTATaatgtattatgataaatgaaaatgtaggTTTTTTGCACTACTTACAGctcgttaattaattaatagtaagtcggcaatccatttgcagagggTTAATTTCTACAATTTACCTTACGCCGCTCCTAAtcttcatgggcggtggtagcgcttaccatcaggcgacccaccagctccattgcggacataaaaaaaagttactttAAGATTTGTTTTCGCGAAAAAATTTACAGAACTTTGTACCGAATGTATCCAAAACATATAGTGCTAAAGGCATACCttatttccttaaaaattGGCGAactggaggcccatatccctttccttactcttcccatttctttcctttattcctctaatCAATCCTTTTGTCGGTAATCTTAATAAGTcttaagtcggcaatccatttggagaGTGGTAAGGTCTGGAAACGACGTTACCACCAGGagaaccaccagctccattgccgatggtgaaataaaaaaaaaaactactcaTTATTTCCCAACGAAAATTAACAACGTTAATTGACACCTGATTCAACCTCATTTTGTGAGTGCTTTATGAATGCGCCGCTTAGATTAACACACTTAAATTCTATAGACTTACCTCTTATAGTGGGTTCCGTTATATTGGAAAGCAATGTACATACAcctatgtatttgtattgctGCGAGCCATTGTCAGCGATCATTGACATATTGCCTTATGTAGAATGTGAATAGAAAGGGACGATTTATAACAgcgttatttctttttaacacacttttatAAGCTACATCTGTGTCTGCATAGCCGTCTCATTTAGACTGGATTTTGacctaatttaaatgaaataaattaattttaatttttagttttatagcattgaaatgctttataaatgagaaattttgaaagaatagaaaaaatttgatcacgggtggccgagaggcacaaaaaaaaacgcgggttcgaatcccgcctcgtgataatttttttttctattctttcgaaacaaatttttcaatttgaatatttattaaagatcggtgacaatacaataattaattaaagatcgtcaggattaaataatttgaattattatacgGAAGGATACTGTGTATAAGAGTAAGTGAGACAATTAAGTAGGTATTATCAATCaatcgttttttatataatttaattggaaTGTTGTTGGAGAAAGTTATCGTATTAAAATGCATTGATACATTGGTAGTTAAGAGTAATCAATCCATTACTAACTCGGAATAtaagaaagataaataatttaataaataagtgagCTTTTGGGAaagattcaaaatattaagtagTATATAAATTCCATATATTGgagcataaatatatttagtagtttgatattattatatacaaatattatttaatagaggTAAACTTTCTTCTCTATCCCCACACAACGCGAGCGACtagtctatacatataaataaaagtggagtgtatgtttgtaatattgaaataacccTTTATAGTTACATTACATGAATATACATACCGTAAATACCTATAccaatataactttttttacaatttttgtctgtctgtctttttGTTCCGCCTGATCTCTGGCAtggctaaaccgattttgacggtACTTTCATTGGCACATAGCTAGTAATGAGAAATAACTTAAGTAACTTTCCATGCAATATTCCCATAGGTACATTGGGATTCAAAGGATAATCTCATTTACGCAGCCTTAActgcgggacgcagctagtccGGATTATACATAACTTTCGGTATCCCAATGAAGATACAAATGTGACTTACGATACAATTGACTGACACGAGACGTGCTTGCCAAGATTCTCTAAGGGTCAGTGAACTTCAAATCGGCTGCATTTCGCTGCGTcattgtattttctattttaaaaactaggTAGCAGAATCgaaaatgacataaaaattttaaaagacaattatttttaagaaaaaactaaaccgccttcaaatcgTCAGAACGAgaccaatttcaaattgtACCACATGGAAGGCAAcgacttttaaataaaaaaaatatcatgaaaatcgattcaccctgTTAAAAGTGATgaatgaggtaacaaacacgaAAGAATTGAATCGACAATGATAACCtactcctttttttgaagtccgatGAAAATCGTAAcgataattttagttttagtcATAGTCGCCGCTTGCTGCGTTATAAATGAAGGTTAAAtgattatcatttaatttactattaattattaataaagtagaGTAATTAATAGCACTATAACCCCTCTTTTTGCGTCGGTgcttaaatatagaaaatccCTGGTtcgactaaaaaaaaaacagtattagatagatagtccatttatcgaggaaggatatccctactaatattataaatgcgaaagtaactctgtgtattataaatggaaagtctgtctgttacgctttcacgcctaaaccactgaaccaattttgatataatttggtatgaaggtagaactaaacttgggaaaggatataggatgatttttatcgcgaaagggggtagaaggagttgaaagcgatataaccgaatttcaCGCGGGCGAAGTCGCGGTCGGAAAGCTAGTCCACAATAATATgttgtaaattaattgatataaaccattgatataataaaatatgtagcgCGATAGAATTAAtctgttttctttttcataacTGTAAGATAGTAACAAATGTAACTAATTTATTGGATTGCATATAAAGCTTCCATCacattgtcttttttttaattaacttatcATTTATATCACCGAATTAATGCTTCAACACATCACTAATAAAATTGTCTAATAAACGAATCAACATATTGCCCCCGCGCAGCCGCGTCATAAGTGTCGTGTATAATCAACTATTTTATGAACCCAATATTGTGGGAAGTAGCCTTTTGTTGAACTACGGAGAAAAtcatcttatattataaaagctataAGCAAGTGGCTTGATTGAAACTGTATGTTAACAGCCATACATCTAAACTTGTACTGTCTgctatattgaaataactgCATTTTACCGATTGAACGTTAAAATTAAGTAGGTTAACAACATAAAACCACATGAAATTATCATCACCATTACCAACAAGATACACAAAATTTCAGGTACAGTTAGAAAGGGAAATAGCTCTTCGTCACGACTCAAGAATCCacgataataaaattaatgaactgAAGATAAGAAGAACAGTAACTTAACTATTATGAATatcttaaataacataactgctaaaaataaaacaaccatAAATACCATTGCGACATAATCGCTTTATCGAAAAATAGCTGTTCTCCCCGGCTttgcccatggtacatattatatagcctatgacaTAGTCTATGTCATTCAGTGAAGtcttgcagctttctaatggtgaaagaatttttacaatcggtccagtagtttttgaatttatccattacaaaaaaacaaaaatacggaagaatttgtatttatgtcttcgtaatattagtgtagtcAACTGTGCAAtgatattaagaaaatgtatatattgatTGATTCGTTATCTACAAATACACGATTACATTTTTCACAATTGAAAACCTTTGACACAGAGCCACACTATACTATTAACTTTTGGTTTCCTATCTCTCATTCGTTGCAGGTTCAAGAAACCCGAATTGGTCAATCGCTATCGACTGTATGGTTTGTGTAATACCGTTATCGAATTCACATACAATGGCACTTgacgataaattaatatttaccaaaCAATTTTACGGTACATTGACCACCACGAGAGTTACGGTCAAGGCTGTGTATTCCGCAAGCAATAGTGCAAATCTTAGCATTCATAATTCGATCTTTGCAAACTATTTGTAACTGTAACCAGTTTAAATATCTCTTTTCAATCACCATTGATA
Above is a genomic segment from Zerene cesonia ecotype Mississippi chromosome 19, Zerene_cesonia_1.1, whole genome shotgun sequence containing:
- the LOC119834674 gene encoding cytochrome P450 6B5-like; this translates as MFFESFLLNLFILLVLIFALIFDYVTKFFSYWYIRHVPYKMSLPFFGSDYHRVLGIRSTTSEVNHLYSLYPEDKFVGCIKSRIPDLIVKDPDAVRKILSTDFSNFHCRGLGLDKSRDVCLRNNLFYAEGEKWTLLRSRLESILNKRLDTQDGLHDCLSGINGDTNVQQLLSELLDIVFKDLLIGNNVEGSIITCLRKEFEQRTWQDKLKSYLKNIFPSVYVLLNLKTPFAKLHNKYRNVLKDTKIYNDVRKAEMIFPYEDRNSKTKLNKESTEDDAFSILSLFISEGYSPCLKVLISLMFELAKHPQIQENARKNTTDLNAAIKETLRLHPPYSVISRKCMKMYTFTKNEFLVDKGVTLTVPIEAIHKDENNFKEGIAFKPERFNTIEESSTFLPFGLGPRKCIGEELALDIIQKVANIILKNFNIEPCEATPEKLHVVDYNFACVIDNDVWLRLKPIL